A window of Actinomycetota bacterium genomic DNA:
GCCCGAGGTGTCATCACCGACGGCGGGTACGGAGAGTTCTTCATCCATCGGACCGGCCACGGAATCGGCCTCGACGTGCACGAGCACCCCTACATCGTCGAAGGTAACGACACGGTGCTGGCGCCGGGGATCACGTTCTCGGTCGAACCGGGCATCTACCTGCCGGGCCGCTTCGGGATGCGTATCGAAGACATCGTCACCGTGACCGACGACGGTGTGGAGCGCCTGAACCGATCGTCGCGAGATCTCGTCACGGTGCGCTGAGCCACTCCTTTCCCGTTCTTGTGTGAGTTGCCTGCCATATACGCGCGGCGTTCTGACGCAAGAACAGGGGGGAGGCTCTAGATCCCGAGCAGCGTGCGAACGGCGCCTTCGATACCCGGTGCGGTTGCCACGAAGCCGGACAGCAACGGGTCCGGCCGATTGAACCGCACCGGTTCGCCGTCGATGCCGAACACGACACCGCCGGCGGCCGTGACGAGTGCCGCACCGGCGGCGACGTCCCATTCGTTCTTGGGCACCAGCGTCCAGGTGGCGTCGGCCAGCCCCGCGGCGACGAGGCCGAGCTTGTAGGCGACCGACCCGAGGTTGCGCACCGAGACCGGGGTTGCGTAGAACCGCTCCCAGTCGCCCCGTTTCGTCTCGCTGCGCGAAGCCAGCACCAGCGCCCCGCGCACGTCGGTGACCGGAGAGATACATGCCGGTTCTCCGTTGAGGGTCACACCCTCACCGACGGCGCCGAGGATCAGCCGGTCACTTGTCGGTGCATAGATTCCACCGGCGACCGGGACGCCATCTTCGACGAGGCCGATCGAGACGCACCACTCCGGGATGCCGGCGATGAACTCCCTCGTCCCGTCGACAGGATCGACGACCCAGACCCGTCGACAGGCCAGGCGCGACGGGTCGTCTGCGGTCTCTTCGGACAGCCAGCCGTCATCCTGCTCGGGGAGGATGCCTGCGAGCACTTCGTTGACGGCGAGATCCGCTGCGGTGACCGGGTCACCACCTTCTTTGAGGACAGACTCGATCGCTCCGGCAGTGAACGCGTCGAGGGTCTCCCCGGCGCGGCGCAACGCCGTCTCGATACGGGCAAGGTCGTGCCTCATAGAGGCCAGAGGATAGGGATCCCGACGAGCAGCATCGCCACGACGACGACGGTGAGTGGCACACCCAGGCGCAGATAGTCGCTGAACCGGTATCCGCCCGGCCCGTACACCATCAGGTTCGTCTGATACCCGATCGGGGTGAGGAACGGTGTCGCGGCGGCGACGGCGACACCGAGGGCGAACGCCCGGGGGTTCAACCCGAGTCCTGTGGCGGTGGCCAGCGCCACAGGGAGGATCAACAGGGCGGCGGCGTTGTTCGTCACGAGCTCCTTGAGGATCACGGTCGCAATGATGACGCCGGCGAGTGCACCGACCGGCCCGAGCCCGCCGAACGTGCCAATCATCCAGGTTGCGGCGGTGTCGGCCAGCCCGGACGTCTGCATCCCCGCGGCGATACCGAACGCGGCGGCGATCGTGATGATGACATCCAGGTCGACGGCGGTGCGCGCCTCGGCCGTGGTGACGATCCGTAGCGCCACCAGAGCCGCGGCCCCGAGCAACGCCGCGGTGACGAGTGGTACGAGGCCGGTGGCCGCCGCGGCGACCATCGCTGCGACGATCAGGCCGGTGAGCGGAGCCCGGCGCCCGGCGACGGGCGGGGCGGCGTCCAGCCGTGCGATCAACGCGAAGTCCGGACGTTCCCGCCACCGGCGGCCCCAGTCGTGGTCGGCGACGACCAGCAGCGTGTCACCGGGTCGCAGCACGACGTCGCCGAGTTTCGCATCGATGCGTTGTCCTGCCCGGTGGATCGCCGTGACGACCGCCTGGTAGCGGCCCCGGAACTCGGC
This region includes:
- a CDS encoding 3'(2'),5'-bisphosphate nucleotidase CysQ; the encoded protein is MRHDLARIETALRRAGETLDAFTAGAIESVLKEGGDPVTAADLAVNEVLAGILPEQDDGWLSEETADDPSRLACRRVWVVDPVDGTREFIAGIPEWCVSIGLVEDGVPVAGGIYAPTSDRLILGAVGEGVTLNGEPACISPVTDVRGALVLASRSETKRGDWERFYATPVSVRNLGSVAYKLGLVAAGLADATWTLVPKNEWDVAAGAALVTAAGGVVFGIDGEPVRFNRPDPLLSGFVATAPGIEGAVRTLLGI